One part of the Sorangiineae bacterium MSr11954 genome encodes these proteins:
- a CDS encoding S8 family serine peptidase yields the protein MKLSSIVRLYVLGSASAMGIVACADSSMAPPGGSDGVRPGFSQSALGASGWAKLDATLRARSMDAGRAASTVAMFVQSRDPEATKRLIESQGGSVGTVAGDVLTARVPRDAMSAVANARSVLRLEGARLVRAKLDKAEAAIKVDQVHRGEAPLPAAFKGSGAVVGVLDTGIDVHHAAFKKADGSTRIRAVWDQGGSGTPPAGFRYGMECTAAKIDAKTCGYRTATDHGTHVTGIAAGGPVANAPYVGVAPEADIVFVALGEPEGVSGEDALSTAVCDAASYVFKTAAAANMPAVVNMSIGEHSGPHDGSALADRCLDNLSGPGKILVAAAGNEGRGSKNPVHEAPVVVHAMGTASAQPAVIRWVPGQASDGSVQEFVYVWSDPNVELSVRVGFERPDGTAAYSNTVGAGHALDKIDKTMLNDGPITLGPITATSSVIPSGARNIQIALMDSNNDGLEGEHTWLLEITGQGRFDAFIDTTSRGGFLSTGQPPGVTSDSSMTIGYPAIASKVLAVASFVTRNSWRSVDGAEHLQTDEARQQVSVGALSTFSSHGPSRHAESSVKPDIAAPGEIIASALNGGAFPLASRVVKAGPDGFVMMEGTSMASPMAAGVVALMLQRNPALTVDDIRGVFDRTAEKPEGVSSANITWGRGKIDALAALQDKEVARDGDRWSAKASGGCQMASGVGLGAGLGAGALALVPVGGLLRRRRRRIAS from the coding sequence GTGAAGCTCTCGTCGATCGTCCGGTTGTATGTGCTTGGCAGCGCGTCCGCCATGGGCATCGTGGCATGCGCCGACTCCTCGATGGCTCCGCCCGGCGGCAGCGACGGGGTGAGGCCCGGCTTTTCGCAGTCGGCCTTGGGCGCGAGCGGGTGGGCCAAGCTCGACGCGACGTTGCGCGCGCGATCCATGGATGCGGGTCGCGCGGCCTCCACGGTGGCGATGTTCGTACAGTCGCGCGATCCCGAGGCGACGAAGCGGCTCATCGAGTCGCAGGGTGGATCCGTGGGGACGGTGGCCGGCGACGTTCTCACGGCGCGGGTGCCGCGGGATGCGATGAGCGCCGTGGCCAATGCGCGCTCGGTCTTAAGGCTCGAGGGTGCGCGGCTGGTGCGGGCGAAGCTCGACAAGGCCGAGGCGGCCATCAAGGTCGATCAGGTGCATCGCGGCGAGGCGCCGCTGCCGGCGGCGTTCAAAGGGAGCGGTGCGGTGGTGGGCGTGCTCGACACGGGGATCGACGTTCACCACGCGGCCTTCAAGAAGGCGGACGGCAGCACGCGCATCCGCGCGGTGTGGGACCAGGGGGGCTCGGGCACGCCGCCGGCGGGATTCCGCTATGGGATGGAGTGCACGGCGGCCAAGATCGACGCCAAGACGTGCGGCTATCGAACGGCCACCGATCATGGAACGCACGTGACCGGCATCGCGGCGGGGGGCCCGGTCGCCAATGCTCCTTACGTGGGGGTGGCGCCCGAGGCCGACATCGTGTTCGTGGCGCTCGGTGAGCCCGAAGGCGTGTCGGGCGAGGATGCGCTCTCGACCGCCGTGTGCGATGCCGCCTCGTATGTCTTCAAAACGGCGGCGGCCGCGAACATGCCCGCCGTCGTCAACATGAGCATCGGCGAGCACTCGGGACCGCACGATGGATCGGCGCTGGCCGATCGGTGCCTCGACAACTTGTCGGGCCCGGGCAAAATCTTGGTGGCGGCCGCAGGCAACGAGGGGCGCGGGAGCAAGAACCCGGTGCACGAGGCCCCGGTGGTCGTGCATGCAATGGGGACGGCCTCGGCGCAGCCGGCGGTGATCCGGTGGGTGCCGGGGCAAGCGAGCGACGGCAGCGTGCAGGAGTTCGTGTACGTCTGGAGCGACCCCAACGTGGAGCTCTCCGTCCGGGTCGGCTTCGAGCGCCCGGACGGCACCGCCGCATACTCGAACACGGTCGGCGCCGGCCACGCGTTGGACAAGATCGACAAGACGATGCTCAACGACGGCCCCATCACGCTCGGCCCCATCACCGCCACGAGCAGCGTCATCCCCTCGGGCGCGCGCAACATTCAAATCGCGCTGATGGACAGCAACAACGACGGGCTGGAGGGAGAGCACACGTGGCTGCTCGAAATCACGGGCCAGGGTCGCTTCGATGCCTTCATCGATACGACCAGCCGGGGCGGCTTTCTCAGCACCGGGCAGCCGCCGGGGGTGACGAGCGATAGCAGCATGACCATCGGCTACCCGGCCATCGCCTCGAAGGTGCTCGCGGTGGCGTCCTTCGTGACGCGCAACAGCTGGCGCTCCGTCGACGGCGCGGAGCACCTGCAAACGGACGAGGCGCGGCAGCAAGTCTCCGTCGGCGCGCTCAGCACCTTCTCGAGCCACGGCCCCTCGCGCCACGCCGAGTCTTCGGTGAAACCGGACATCGCGGCCCCCGGCGAGATCATCGCGTCGGCGCTGAACGGGGGCGCGTTTCCGCTCGCGTCGCGCGTGGTCAAGGCGGGGCCCGATGGCTTCGTGATGATGGAGGGGACCAGCATGGCGTCGCCGATGGCGGCGGGCGTGGTCGCGCTCATGCTGCAGCGCAATCCTGCGCTCACCGTCGATGACATTCGTGGGGTGTTCGATCGTACGGCGGAGAAACCCGAGGGCGTCTCCAGCGCGAACATCACCTGGGGGCGCGGTAAAATCGATGCGCTGGCGGCCTTGCAGGACAAGGAGGTGGCCCGAGATGGCGACCGGTGGAGCGCCAAGGCGAGCGGCGGATGCCAAATGGCGTCGGGCGTGGGTCTGGGGGCTGGACTGGGCGCCGGAGCTCTCGCGCTCGTCCCCGTGGGGGGGCTTTTGCGGAGGCGGCGCCGCCGGATCGCTTCGTAA
- a CDS encoding DUF2914 domain-containing protein has product MKLSHFMLMASLGSLLSLSTTATLAHADEESTVTIVSGQFADHVEGGKPVGDAKSIAAAHKAVYFVDAANTGAPAAITLVWLIDGKEVQRQSLDVGHAAHWRTWGTRRIAGAKSVGVQILDASGKSLKEDTLTFDAT; this is encoded by the coding sequence ATGAAACTCTCTCACTTCATGCTCATGGCTTCTCTTGGTTCGCTTCTTTCTCTTTCCACCACGGCCACGTTGGCGCACGCCGACGAAGAGTCCACGGTGACCATCGTCAGCGGGCAGTTTGCCGATCACGTCGAGGGTGGCAAACCGGTGGGCGACGCCAAGAGCATCGCCGCCGCGCACAAAGCCGTCTACTTCGTCGATGCCGCCAACACGGGCGCGCCGGCCGCCATCACCTTGGTGTGGCTCATCGACGGCAAGGAAGTGCAGCGCCAGTCGCTCGACGTCGGACACGCAGCCCATTGGCGCACATGGGGGACGCGGCGCATCGCCGGGGCCAAGAGCGTCGGCGTGCAAATCCTTGACGCGTCGGGCAAATCCTTGAAAGAAGATACGCTCACCTTCGACGCAACCTGA
- a CDS encoding YaeQ family protein, which yields MALTATIYRVEIALSDVDRSVYETLDLRLARHPSESMRYMLTRLFAYCLSYEEGIAFSKGGLSSTDEAPVAVHDPTGLLLAWIDVGAPSAERLHKAAKAARKIAVYTHSDLSLLRKEAAKKDIHRADDIEIWRLEPAFLDALEARLDRHTKWELVRNEGQLYVTCGSATYEGMIVRGTLGVT from the coding sequence ATGGCACTCACGGCAACCATCTACCGTGTCGAAATCGCACTCTCCGACGTCGACCGCAGCGTGTACGAGACCTTGGATCTCCGCCTCGCGCGCCACCCGTCCGAGAGCATGCGTTATATGCTGACGCGCCTCTTCGCGTATTGCCTTTCGTACGAGGAGGGTATCGCCTTCAGCAAGGGAGGGCTTTCGTCGACCGACGAGGCGCCGGTGGCCGTGCACGATCCCACGGGGCTCTTGCTCGCGTGGATCGACGTCGGTGCGCCCTCGGCGGAGCGATTGCACAAGGCTGCCAAAGCTGCTCGCAAAATTGCAGTTTACACGCATTCCGATCTTTCGCTATTGCGCAAAGAGGCCGCGAAGAAGGATATTCATCGCGCGGACGACATCGAAATATGGCGCCTCGAGCCGGCGTTCCTCGATGCGCTCGAAGCGCGCCTCGATCGTCATACGAAATGGGAGCTGGTGCGCAACGAGGGGCAGCTCTACGTCACGTGTGGAAGCGCGACCTACGAGGGGATGATTGTGCGTGGGACGCTGGGGGTGACCTAG
- a CDS encoding NAD(P)H-binding protein: MSSRTALLAGATGLVGSHCLSLLLAQPIYARVIVLTRRSLGRNDAKLQEVVVDFERLSDHARELGADDVYCCLGTTRKVAGSDEAFRRVDHDYVVDLARLARENGATRLALVSSVGADRRSSNFYLRVKGETEHDVQALGYEVLEVFRPSFLVGARSERRAAEAVASAVSRVLSGGLVGPLRKYRPIEASTVAAAMVGALVQSEPGHHEHAFDAILSLAPRAAASV, from the coding sequence ATGAGCTCTCGCACCGCGCTGCTCGCAGGCGCCACCGGGCTGGTGGGCAGCCACTGCCTGTCGTTGCTCCTCGCCCAACCGATTTACGCCCGCGTCATCGTGTTGACGCGCCGTTCGCTCGGGCGTAACGACGCGAAATTGCAGGAGGTGGTGGTCGACTTCGAGCGACTGTCGGACCATGCGCGCGAGCTCGGGGCCGACGACGTGTATTGCTGCCTCGGCACCACCCGAAAAGTCGCCGGCTCCGACGAAGCGTTCCGCCGCGTCGATCACGACTACGTGGTGGACCTGGCCCGCCTCGCCCGCGAAAATGGCGCCACGCGACTCGCCCTCGTCTCGAGCGTCGGCGCCGATCGCCGCTCGAGCAATTTCTACCTTCGCGTCAAAGGCGAAACGGAGCACGACGTGCAGGCGCTCGGCTACGAGGTGCTCGAGGTTTTCCGCCCCAGCTTTCTCGTCGGCGCGCGCTCCGAGCGCCGCGCCGCCGAGGCGGTCGCCAGCGCCGTTTCACGCGTCCTGTCCGGTGGCTTGGTCGGCCCCTTGCGAAAGTACCGGCCCATCGAAGCCTCCACGGTGGCCGCGGCCATGGTCGGTGCGCTCGTTCAGAGCGAGCCAGGCCACCACGAACACGCCTTCGACGCGATCCTCTCCCTCGCTCCGCGCGCCGCCGCCAGCGTGTAG
- a CDS encoding bZIP transcription factor — MGPFRSELEASHARIAQLEAEKSDLERQNVELQRRLKLKQKETRAASSTPLHPAWIAVIPTVTTVFITATAVLIGTWRPTCADLNDDVSSFKGISIAPRPAFAPPVHSPLPLLKNPSAPHTEEAWTPYAPSPGRAAVPGRTKSSACDCKPGDPLCSCL; from the coding sequence ATGGGACCTTTTCGAAGCGAGCTCGAAGCGTCGCACGCCCGCATCGCTCAACTCGAGGCGGAGAAATCGGATCTCGAACGGCAAAACGTCGAGCTTCAACGTCGGCTCAAGCTCAAACAGAAGGAGACGCGCGCCGCTTCATCGACCCCTCTTCACCCTGCGTGGATCGCCGTCATTCCCACGGTCACCACCGTCTTCATCACCGCCACCGCCGTTCTCATCGGCACCTGGCGCCCCACCTGCGCCGACCTGAACGACGACGTCAGCTCCTTCAAAGGCATCAGCATCGCCCCCCGCCCTGCCTTCGCGCCCCCCGTCCACTCACCGCTCCCACTGCTCAAAAACCCCTCCGCCCCACACACCGAGGAAGCGTGGACCCCCTACGCTCCCTCCCCAGGGCGAGCAGCCGTCCCCGGACGCACGAAATCCTCGGCCTGCGACTGCAAACCGGGCGATCCGTTGTGCAGCTGCTTGTAA
- a CDS encoding addiction module protein has product MNTRAKRVLMEAMALSTKERAEIASELLATLEDQIDADAEEAWGQEIERRVRESLSGVGKTRDLNEALDDIQARLRTRA; this is encoded by the coding sequence ATGAATACGCGTGCCAAGCGTGTGCTGATGGAAGCCATGGCCTTGAGCACGAAGGAGCGCGCGGAGATTGCGTCCGAGCTCCTTGCGACCCTCGAGGATCAAATCGACGCGGACGCCGAAGAGGCTTGGGGACAGGAGATCGAACGACGTGTTCGAGAATCCTTGTCCGGCGTCGGGAAGACGCGCGATCTGAACGAAGCGCTCGATGACATTCAGGCAAGATTGCGCACTCGTGCATGA
- a CDS encoding pyridoxal phosphate-dependent aminotransferase: protein MPQGLANRLSVIVPSITLEVSGRANELRSRGVDVVNFGVGEPDFEPPAFVLDAAKSAIDAGKTSKYTAVTGIAALKQAICAASERRRGYLPTPDQVTVSVGAKHALFNLALALYEPGDEVIIPGPYWVSYPEQVRMFGAEPVLVPTTEEDGWRLAPADLQRALTPRTKAVILCTPSNPTGAAYGEDELRALLDVLRAHDCYIVVDEIYAELVYEGFRNVSAATIAPDLRSRLIIIDGVSKSYAMTGWRIGWSIAPRPIAKACDVVQGQSTTNPSAVAQHAAVAALTGPQAEVEAMRAVFQSRRDTMISALNAIPGVRCRKPEGAFYAFPDCSGLYGLPWKGKPITNDEELAFFLLDKAHVAAVPGGAFGAPGYLRFSYATSEERIRQGISAMHAAVEAASREK, encoded by the coding sequence GTGCCTCAAGGTCTAGCGAATCGCCTGAGCGTGATCGTCCCGAGCATCACGCTGGAAGTGAGCGGTCGAGCCAATGAATTGCGCTCGCGCGGGGTCGACGTCGTCAATTTTGGCGTCGGAGAGCCCGATTTCGAACCCCCCGCGTTCGTTCTCGACGCCGCGAAGAGCGCGATCGATGCCGGAAAGACGTCGAAGTACACGGCGGTCACCGGCATCGCGGCGCTGAAGCAGGCCATCTGCGCGGCCAGCGAGCGGCGTCGCGGCTACCTGCCCACGCCCGATCAAGTCACGGTCAGCGTGGGCGCCAAGCACGCGCTCTTCAACTTGGCGCTCGCCCTCTACGAGCCCGGCGACGAAGTGATCATCCCAGGTCCGTACTGGGTCAGCTACCCCGAGCAAGTGCGCATGTTCGGCGCCGAGCCGGTGCTCGTGCCGACGACCGAGGAAGACGGGTGGCGCCTGGCACCGGCCGATCTGCAGCGCGCGCTCACCCCGCGCACCAAGGCCGTGATCTTGTGCACCCCGTCGAACCCGACGGGCGCGGCCTACGGCGAGGACGAGCTGCGCGCCCTGCTCGACGTGCTGCGCGCGCACGACTGCTACATCGTGGTCGACGAAATCTACGCGGAGCTGGTCTACGAAGGCTTCCGCAATGTATCGGCCGCCACCATCGCGCCCGATCTTCGCTCGCGCCTGATCATCATCGACGGCGTCTCCAAGTCCTACGCCATGACGGGCTGGCGCATCGGCTGGTCCATCGCCCCGCGCCCGATCGCCAAGGCGTGCGACGTCGTTCAAGGCCAGAGCACCACCAACCCCAGCGCCGTCGCGCAGCACGCGGCCGTCGCCGCGCTCACCGGCCCCCAGGCCGAGGTCGAAGCCATGCGCGCCGTCTTCCAATCGCGCCGCGACACCATGATCTCCGCGCTGAACGCGATCCCCGGCGTGCGCTGTCGCAAGCCCGAGGGCGCCTTCTACGCCTTCCCCGACTGCAGCGGTCTCTATGGCCTTCCGTGGAAGGGCAAGCCCATCACCAACGACGAGGAGCTGGCGTTCTTCCTCCTCGACAAGGCCCACGTCGCCGCCGTCCCCGGCGGAGCATTCGGCGCCCCCGGCTACCTCCGTTTCAGCTACGCCACCAGCGAAGAGCGCATTCGCCAAGGCATCTCCGCGATGCACGCGGCCGTCGAAGCCGCGTCGCGGGAAAAGTGA
- a CDS encoding protein kinase, translating to MNQPQPLRTPSTGKPADPMLGRVVAGRYRLEARAGEGGMGVVYRARHVLIDRLVALKLIRPDLRGETHLRAWMLREARAANRVDHAHIIDIHDIGETEEGELYLVMEYLVGTALSSELARGPMALARSLDILEQMTAALARAHDLGVVHRDLKSDNILLSSRGGRKDFVKILDFGLAHLAMDPRLAPKGAVFGTPEYMSPEQARGEEAVPQSDLYALGILFFEMLTGQLPFRSSDRETLLEMQRAQAAPKPRAIKPDVLPAAEAIVLKLLEKDRRKRFQDAHHLHEELKSLQRSIPSTAWEVNTVGELAPPPPPPPPQSPGVIEWASRAALFSRMVSRAYPSSNAPVELQSAVAQAWDLAARASRLEGEVASHTRKLESLERRGRALRAEIGRKVEELAHEESRALRDVTSEQHEAARIRELVHVAERAAATAKVQAEAAMSQGLGIAQLRATFERAGAAAALVEARKEHLAEREQKAGIKDAHARDLRRQIEELRAQLSRYAEALEEDLAQGREKVAARTREGIGFEKAFSEVSTLLLNHLKGKPEVRDLLQELMENMHGQQTTPHITSKAAYGTESRGP from the coding sequence GTGAATCAGCCGCAGCCGCTTCGCACACCATCGACTGGAAAACCTGCCGACCCGATGCTGGGGCGCGTCGTAGCAGGAAGATATCGGCTGGAGGCGCGGGCAGGTGAAGGCGGTATGGGCGTCGTGTACCGCGCCCGCCATGTCCTGATCGATCGACTGGTGGCGCTCAAGCTCATCAGGCCCGATCTGCGTGGAGAGACCCATCTTCGCGCGTGGATGCTGCGCGAGGCGCGCGCGGCGAACCGGGTGGACCACGCGCACATCATCGACATCCACGACATCGGCGAGACGGAAGAGGGCGAGCTCTATCTCGTGATGGAGTACCTGGTCGGCACGGCGCTCTCGAGCGAGCTCGCGCGTGGGCCGATGGCGCTGGCGCGCAGCCTCGACATTCTGGAGCAGATGACCGCGGCGCTGGCGCGCGCCCACGATCTGGGCGTGGTGCACCGGGATTTGAAGAGCGACAACATCCTGCTCTCGAGCCGCGGCGGCCGAAAAGACTTCGTGAAGATCCTCGACTTCGGGCTGGCCCACTTGGCGATGGATCCGCGGCTGGCGCCCAAGGGCGCGGTGTTCGGGACGCCCGAGTACATGTCCCCGGAGCAAGCGCGCGGCGAGGAAGCGGTGCCGCAGAGCGATCTCTATGCGTTGGGCATCCTCTTCTTCGAGATGCTCACGGGGCAGCTCCCCTTTCGCTCGAGCGACCGCGAGACACTGCTCGAGATGCAGCGCGCGCAGGCTGCGCCCAAGCCGCGCGCCATCAAGCCCGACGTGCTGCCCGCGGCCGAGGCCATCGTGCTCAAGCTGCTCGAGAAGGATCGCCGCAAGCGCTTTCAGGACGCGCACCATCTGCACGAGGAGCTCAAGTCGCTGCAGCGTTCGATCCCGAGCACGGCGTGGGAGGTGAACACGGTGGGCGAGCTCGCGCCGCCTCCTCCGCCACCGCCACCGCAGTCGCCGGGGGTGATCGAATGGGCGAGCCGGGCGGCGCTCTTTTCGCGCATGGTGAGCCGCGCGTATCCATCGTCGAACGCGCCGGTGGAGCTGCAGAGCGCCGTCGCGCAAGCGTGGGATCTGGCGGCGCGCGCCAGCCGGCTCGAGGGCGAGGTGGCGAGCCATACGCGCAAGCTCGAGTCGCTCGAGCGACGCGGTCGCGCGCTGCGCGCCGAAATCGGGCGCAAAGTCGAAGAGCTGGCGCACGAAGAATCACGCGCGCTGCGCGACGTGACCAGCGAGCAACACGAGGCGGCGCGCATCCGTGAGCTGGTGCACGTGGCCGAGCGGGCGGCGGCGACGGCCAAGGTGCAAGCCGAGGCGGCCATGTCGCAGGGCTTGGGGATCGCACAGCTCCGCGCCACCTTCGAGCGCGCGGGCGCGGCGGCCGCCCTGGTGGAGGCGCGCAAGGAGCACTTGGCGGAGCGCGAGCAAAAAGCCGGCATCAAAGACGCCCACGCGCGCGATCTTCGCCGCCAAATCGAAGAGCTGCGCGCTCAGCTCTCGCGCTACGCGGAGGCGCTCGAGGAGGATCTCGCGCAAGGCCGTGAAAAGGTGGCTGCGCGCACGCGCGAGGGCATCGGCTTCGAAAAGGCGTTCAGCGAGGTCTCGACCTTGCTGCTGAACCACCTCAAAGGCAAACCCGAGGTGCGCGATCTATTGCAAGAGCTCATGGAGAACATGCACGGGCAGCAAACCACGCCGCACATCACCTCCAAAGCCGCCTACGGCACCGAGAGCCGCGGACCGTAG
- a CDS encoding DUF1232 domain-containing protein yields MTESVDPRYLEIFPAWLRSLGEDVAAFGDIIKGGHSDAVKQYAAAGLNYLFKSLDLIPDSMDDLGFCDDAFVLRVSAALALREEPTITNDALHRLASDTVALQEFLGEDYDRLESYVKTLRKGAARRRTVDDILNDESIRDSFLGEVTAWSQSFQAPAFARDPKTLIKLRAFLSAKLP; encoded by the coding sequence ATGACAGAATCGGTCGACCCTCGTTATCTCGAGATTTTTCCCGCGTGGCTTCGTTCCTTGGGCGAAGACGTCGCGGCGTTCGGGGACATCATCAAAGGGGGTCATTCGGATGCGGTGAAGCAATATGCAGCCGCCGGCTTGAACTACCTCTTCAAGTCGCTGGACCTCATCCCCGACAGCATGGACGATCTCGGTTTTTGCGACGACGCCTTCGTGCTGCGGGTCTCGGCCGCGCTGGCGCTCCGCGAGGAGCCCACCATCACCAACGACGCATTGCATCGCCTGGCGAGCGACACCGTGGCCCTCCAAGAGTTCCTGGGCGAAGACTACGACCGCCTCGAATCCTACGTCAAAACCCTCCGCAAAGGCGCCGCGCGCCGCCGCACCGTCGACGACATCCTCAACGACGAATCCATCCGCGACTCCTTCCTCGGCGAGGTCACGGCCTGGTCGCAAAGCTTCCAGGCGCCCGCCTTCGCCCGCGACCCCAAGACGCTCATCAAGCTACGCGCCTTCCTCAGCGCCAAATTGCCATAA
- a CDS encoding serine/threonine protein kinase, translating into MANAAANDALSGTILADRYRLTRLLGSGGMGSVYAATALDTGTPVAIKLLHREFLGDPGVLDRFLEEARTGQKLVHPNIVRIFGTGRTEENLPFLVMELLDGVPLSAYTKNGGRVPLPQAVPILQALLFGLGAAHAEGIVHRDLKPENIFLAREAGGQFVAKILDFGIAKVMDEAGGMGKRTSTGMLLGTPAYMSPEQIKNSKDVDPRSDLFSLGILFYEMLTGRQAFPAPNEFAKLSAVLTVTPEPVERIDPQLSFLSLFIARAIQKDRAQRFQSAAEMMHALAGALGHDPSRGRAPPPLSRLPDVPLAATARVAASPFVGAVPAGAGAPGAGAPGAAGAGAPGAGAPATATSPSPEVAHPAGASASGEVIAASALPAQVSISEARRRLLETPISSSDTLASARGNQPPVHDPPPQVLLVPAGPDSSAEASRGSRGVAPWIVAALVAAALIAGFVLGLAVGRAL; encoded by the coding sequence ATGGCGAATGCGGCAGCGAATGATGCACTGAGCGGAACGATCCTCGCGGATCGGTACAGGCTCACCCGACTCCTCGGCTCCGGGGGAATGGGAAGCGTCTACGCGGCCACCGCGCTCGACACGGGGACACCCGTCGCCATCAAGCTCCTGCACCGCGAATTTTTAGGCGATCCGGGGGTGCTCGATCGCTTCCTGGAGGAGGCGCGCACGGGCCAGAAGCTCGTGCACCCCAACATCGTGCGCATCTTCGGGACTGGCCGCACCGAGGAGAACCTGCCGTTCTTGGTGATGGAGCTCCTCGACGGTGTTCCCCTCAGCGCCTACACGAAGAACGGCGGGCGGGTGCCGCTCCCGCAGGCGGTGCCCATCCTGCAAGCGCTGCTCTTCGGGTTGGGCGCGGCGCACGCCGAGGGCATCGTTCACCGCGATCTGAAGCCGGAGAACATCTTTCTCGCGCGGGAGGCCGGCGGGCAGTTCGTGGCGAAGATCCTGGACTTCGGCATCGCCAAGGTGATGGACGAGGCGGGCGGCATGGGGAAGCGAACGAGCACCGGCATGCTGCTCGGAACGCCCGCGTACATGAGCCCCGAGCAGATCAAGAACTCCAAGGACGTCGATCCGCGCTCCGATCTCTTTTCGCTCGGGATCCTCTTCTACGAGATGCTCACCGGCCGCCAGGCTTTCCCGGCGCCGAACGAGTTCGCCAAGCTGTCGGCGGTGCTCACCGTCACGCCGGAGCCGGTCGAGCGCATCGATCCGCAGCTCTCCTTTCTGTCGCTGTTCATCGCGCGCGCGATTCAGAAGGATCGCGCGCAGCGCTTTCAGTCGGCCGCGGAGATGATGCACGCGCTCGCGGGGGCGCTGGGGCATGATCCATCGCGCGGGCGTGCGCCGCCGCCGCTCTCGCGGTTGCCGGATGTTCCGCTGGCGGCTACTGCGCGCGTGGCTGCGTCGCCGTTCGTGGGGGCGGTGCCCGCCGGGGCAGGGGCGCCGGGTGCAGGGGCGCCGGGTGCTGCGGGTGCAGGGGCGCCGGGTGCAGGGGCGCCTGCGACGGCGACATCGCCTTCTCCCGAGGTTGCGCATCCGGCGGGGGCGTCGGCATCCGGCGAGGTGATCGCGGCGTCGGCGTTGCCGGCGCAGGTGTCCATTTCGGAGGCGCGGCGGCGCCTTTTGGAGACGCCCATCTCGTCGAGCGACACATTGGCGAGCGCCCGGGGGAACCAGCCGCCGGTGCACGATCCTCCGCCCCAGGTGCTGCTGGTTCCGGCGGGTCCCGATTCTTCGGCCGAGGCGTCCCGTGGTTCGCGCGGTGTTGCGCCCTGGATCGTGGCGGCCCTGGTGGCGGCGGCGCTGATTGCCGGTTTCGTTCTCGGCCTCGCCGTGGGCCGAGCCCTTTGA